One region of Flavobacterium pisciphilum genomic DNA includes:
- a CDS encoding PKD domain-containing protein: MNVKNKTVVILLLSIAVILIIVALLFPFNKKLSNLDFSIVDANDNHQYEQNEKLSFKINDSTLISDKKAVWYFGNGDSIVSKKNVEYTYEKAGKYLITLRIDNKFDFSKQINIVNGRALTAKDSIPKIFCEEFGYVGEEIVFTGYSPSSNNWYWEFGETGTIDSYEKQAIYVFNKPGIYTVKLETDKTRYPITREIEIFQLYEPFKEPEVVDSSSIVLNDIKKRLQIIANLSARDTRTYKDQVNYIKNKYICSNDLSNVVVVINEEKYNDFLSYCQGLHYLDGNATIIQEVKLDTIKCFKQINITQKTKKTK, from the coding sequence ATGAACGTTAAAAATAAAACAGTAGTTATCCTTTTGCTTAGCATTGCGGTAATTTTAATTATAGTGGCATTACTATTTCCTTTTAATAAAAAGTTAAGCAATCTTGATTTTTCAATAGTAGATGCTAATGATAATCATCAATATGAACAAAATGAGAAATTATCATTTAAAATCAATGATAGTACCTTAATATCTGACAAAAAAGCGGTTTGGTATTTTGGTAATGGAGATTCAATTGTGAGTAAGAAGAATGTAGAATATACCTATGAAAAAGCAGGTAAGTATTTAATTACGCTAAGGATTGATAATAAATTTGATTTTTCAAAGCAAATTAATATTGTCAACGGGAGAGCGCTGACAGCAAAAGATTCTATTCCAAAAATATTCTGCGAGGAGTTTGGCTATGTAGGAGAAGAGATTGTATTTACTGGATATTCTCCAAGCTCTAATAACTGGTATTGGGAATTTGGTGAAACAGGTACTATTGATTCTTATGAAAAACAAGCTATTTATGTTTTTAATAAACCAGGTATCTATACCGTAAAATTAGAAACGGATAAAACTAGATATCCAATTACAAGAGAAATAGAAATTTTTCAATTGTATGAACCATTTAAAGAACCAGAAGTTGTAGACTCTTCAAGTATTGTATTAAACGATATAAAAAAACGACTGCAAATTATTGCTAATCTAAGTGCAAGAGATACCAGAACGTATAAAGATCAGGTTAATTACATAAAGAATAAGTATATATGTAGTAATGATTTGTCAAATGTTGTAGTGGTGATTAACGAAGAAAAATACAATGATTTCTTAAGTTACTGCCAAGGACTTCATTATTTGGATGGAAATGCTACGATAATTCAAGAAGTAAAATTAGATACAATTAAATGCTTTAAGCAAATAAATATTACACAAAAAACTAAAAAAACAAAGTAA
- a CDS encoding glucosaminidase domain-containing protein: MAKSSSSGKHKNASSLGVKAPQYNRQTGQWENTDKLGAMMQRRSTQGHRVAEDVKAKNLNSGPKKEKPVHHLFLTTIAIDIYDFAKAKGASSKGALLVLAQASLESGYGASAIKNDDYNLFGVMGKPSKRSTSHGTVKDYSTLGGYQAALTDYFNKINKNWSYFSTIIKNDTITADDIDKAFNTGKYYPTAKERHGGKYTYNADMDSAGNNHYGEHLLKQIGSVKKRFKDSLVYQLDVNKERLKEINTLLTNNSLLFTDPVKIKLEEEKRLLISRNEKFNSISNEIN; encoded by the coding sequence ATGGCTAAATCCTCATCCTCCGGAAAACATAAAAATGCTAGCTCATTAGGAGTTAAGGCCCCTCAATACAATCGGCAAACTGGTCAATGGGAAAATACCGATAAGCTAGGCGCAATGATGCAGAGAAGAAGTACACAAGGTCATCGTGTAGCAGAAGATGTGAAGGCTAAAAATTTGAATTCAGGACCTAAAAAAGAAAAACCTGTTCATCATTTGTTTTTGACAACAATTGCTATCGATATTTATGATTTTGCTAAAGCAAAGGGTGCGTCTTCTAAGGGAGCATTGTTAGTGTTAGCACAGGCAAGTTTAGAAAGTGGATATGGAGCTTCTGCAATAAAAAATGATGATTATAATTTATTTGGAGTAATGGGAAAACCATCCAAAAGGAGTACTAGTCACGGTACAGTTAAAGACTATTCAACTCTGGGAGGTTACCAAGCAGCTTTGACAGATTATTTTAATAAAATAAATAAAAACTGGAGCTACTTTTCTACCATAATAAAGAATGATACTATTACTGCAGATGATATTGACAAGGCTTTTAATACAGGGAAATATTATCCAACAGCTAAAGAAAGGCATGGAGGTAAATATACTTATAATGCCGATATGGACAGTGCTGGTAATAACCATTATGGTGAACATTTATTGAAACAGATAGGTAGTGTAAAAAAGCGTTTCAAGGATAGTTTAGTTTATCAACTAGATGTTAACAAGGAAAGATTAAAGGAAATAAATACCCTATTAACAAACAACTCTCTTTTATTCACAGATCCTGTGAAAATAAAACTAGAGGAGGAGAAAAGATTACTTATTAGCCGTAACGAAAAATTTAATTCTATTTCAAATGAAATTAACTAA
- a CDS encoding type VI secretion system Vgr family protein, translating into MTPPTIIFGIDSKKISHFTSIELVQVINDHHRFEILVPHAVVESPLAYTLENAQAWLGKVVHIILEEKNNFLGVVTNIDFDQEMGHSGNHIIVSGYSKTILLESGEKLYSWEELGLKDIVKEVVKNGAGEQLQNDINPDYNSKMDYQNQYLETDFQFIQRLAKQYNEWLYYDGEKLIFGKPKSFDAPISLTYNSDISKLKISVQALPNKFSAFTYNESADKRYTAKSKDTVGGLPKLGNEAFASSKEVFATPAYTHGIVSTGDDLVLESFLKKKQESAAADTNFVSATTKNSKLKIGSIVNIQSSVLENASMITQEVGSYIITEITHYATHLGEYENNFRAIPSKVLSLPEPDVAYPIAQTQQAVVESNTDPKNKGRIRVQMLWQQGTSMKTAWLRVMTPDAGSSDKVGTNRGMVFIPDVGDHVMVHFRYGDPNRPFILGSVFHGKSGGGGGKDNNQRSFATRGGTSLVLDEEKNTFTATDPSGNMIKLNGDGTMTLYAPNKIDLQSKEINLIADEKVNIDGVNEVNVSSKKVLVTGTDEVTVKSDTQITDEAPSINIKGKNTILAEGKVVDIDGKTMTNVKGGIVNLN; encoded by the coding sequence ATGACACCACCAACAATAATTTTTGGAATAGATTCTAAAAAAATAAGCCACTTTACCAGTATTGAGTTGGTACAAGTGATAAATGACCACCATCGATTTGAAATTCTTGTCCCACACGCTGTAGTAGAGAGCCCTTTGGCATATACCCTTGAAAATGCCCAGGCATGGTTAGGTAAGGTGGTGCATATAATTCTTGAAGAAAAGAATAATTTTCTAGGAGTTGTTACCAATATCGATTTTGATCAGGAAATGGGACATTCAGGAAATCACATTATAGTATCAGGCTATTCTAAAACTATATTATTAGAGTCTGGAGAGAAGTTATATTCTTGGGAAGAACTGGGCTTAAAAGATATTGTAAAAGAAGTAGTGAAAAATGGGGCAGGAGAGCAACTGCAAAATGATATCAATCCTGATTATAACAGTAAAATGGATTATCAGAATCAGTATCTCGAAACAGATTTTCAGTTCATTCAGCGATTGGCAAAACAATACAATGAATGGTTGTATTATGATGGAGAAAAATTAATTTTTGGGAAGCCTAAAAGTTTTGATGCTCCTATATCATTAACTTATAATAGTGATATTTCGAAATTAAAAATATCAGTTCAGGCATTGCCTAATAAGTTTAGTGCTTTTACATATAATGAAAGTGCTGACAAGCGCTATACTGCAAAATCTAAAGATACAGTAGGAGGTTTACCAAAATTAGGTAATGAAGCATTTGCAAGTTCAAAAGAAGTCTTTGCAACACCAGCTTATACTCACGGTATCGTAAGTACAGGGGATGATTTGGTTTTAGAATCCTTCTTAAAAAAGAAACAGGAAAGTGCTGCTGCTGATACTAATTTTGTTTCAGCGACTACAAAAAATTCAAAATTAAAAATAGGAAGTATAGTTAATATACAATCTAGTGTTTTGGAAAATGCGAGTATGATTACACAAGAAGTCGGTTCTTATATTATTACTGAAATTACACATTATGCTACCCATTTAGGGGAGTATGAAAATAATTTTAGAGCCATACCTTCTAAAGTACTTAGCTTGCCAGAACCAGATGTAGCATATCCAATAGCACAAACACAGCAGGCTGTTGTAGAGAGTAATACTGACCCGAAAAATAAAGGAAGAATAAGAGTGCAAATGCTTTGGCAACAAGGCACTTCAATGAAGACAGCATGGCTTCGTGTTATGACTCCAGATGCAGGTAGCAGTGATAAAGTAGGTACAAACCGAGGAATGGTATTTATTCCAGATGTAGGAGATCATGTTATGGTACATTTCCGTTATGGCGATCCTAACAGACCTTTTATCCTAGGTAGTGTCTTCCATGGAAAAAGCGGTGGCGGTGGTGGAAAAGACAACAATCAAAGAAGTTTTGCAACCCGAGGAGGAACTTCGCTTGTTCTCGATGAAGAAAAAAACACTTTTACGGCTACAGATCCAAGTGGTAATATGATAAAACTTAATGGAGATGGTACAATGACACTTTATGCGCCAAATAAGATAGATCTACAATCTAAAGAAATAAATCTTATTGCTGATGAAAAAGTAAATATAGATGGTGTAAATGAAGTAAATGTTAGTAGCAAAAAAGTATTGGTTACAGGTACTGATGAGGTTACGGTTAAAAGTGATACTCAAATTACTGATGAAGCACCAAGTATTAATATAAAAGGGAAAAACACCATTTTGGCAGAAGGAAAAGTTGTTGATATAGATGGAAAAACAATGACTAATGTTAAGGGAGGAATTGTAAATTTAAACTAA
- a CDS encoding TssN family type VI secretion system protein — protein sequence MNTILPFFLKYLLAPLLILIITLIMSQFSSIKIKTKSAIIFVLCFSLIAALPCLFAFFNNEFIWLGLLFSVFYYLILGVGLLYFMDTAMFQNIGVQNSAPAKLFMFLIVAILSSWIYYLVFNYIAISSYAHISMLNILWLFAPIFFEESKKKYLQIPDAFYEYWRVGKERKDIEYWDNIDKFRLMQVSINIKKKVNSDFFSKFDVKIAQDVNLGNWFDKFIEDQNYRFPNDAIESSAENEDTGWIFYTAKYFSFPLFIRNLSPHQTISESKLKNKQIIFAKRVALNRHENEIEE from the coding sequence ATGAATACAATACTACCATTTTTTTTAAAATACCTATTAGCACCGCTTTTGATATTGATTATAACTCTAATAATGAGTCAATTTTCAAGTATAAAAATTAAAACAAAATCAGCGATAATATTTGTTTTGTGCTTTTCACTTATAGCAGCTTTGCCTTGTTTATTTGCTTTTTTTAATAATGAGTTTATTTGGTTGGGCTTGCTGTTCTCCGTTTTTTACTACTTAATTCTTGGAGTTGGATTATTATATTTTATGGACACTGCTATGTTTCAAAATATAGGAGTTCAAAATAGTGCACCAGCAAAATTATTCATGTTCTTAATTGTAGCAATTCTATCTTCTTGGATATATTATTTGGTATTTAATTATATCGCCATATCAAGTTATGCGCATATAAGCATGCTTAATATTCTATGGCTATTTGCACCAATATTTTTTGAAGAATCAAAGAAAAAATATTTACAGATTCCAGACGCATTTTATGAATATTGGAGAGTTGGGAAAGAGCGTAAAGATATTGAGTATTGGGATAATATCGATAAGTTCCGTTTGATGCAGGTATCTATAAATATAAAGAAAAAAGTCAATTCTGATTTCTTTTCAAAGTTTGATGTAAAAATTGCACAAGATGTTAATCTAGGTAATTGGTTTGATAAATTTATTGAAGATCAGAATTATAGATTTCCAAATGATGCTATAGAATCAAGTGCTGAGAACGAAGATACAGGTTGGATCTTTTATACAGCAAAATATTTCAGTTTCCCATTGTTTATTAGAAATCTGAGTCCACACCAGACTATTTCGGAGAGTAAATTAAAAAACAAACAAATCATTTTCGCAAAAAGAGTGGCTTTAAATAGACATGAAAATGAAATAGAGGAATAA
- a CDS encoding DUF5457 domain-containing protein yields MEIIKTIEIAKPLHEIILEMFYFESKGKPCELTKNEILWKLKDSSISEYQMEEVLNWMVHHKKLNENLGLYSLDRFELIDLEEKYKTERLNKDKKQEPIFFTNYSTINNIHNAAKPKVLEIFAQYILPTFLLSYIVFIFFLVNKLNNSFEIKNDKMEDLSEVKLTEPKTGVIRKKEALSDKEVKRLFSNQHQNILYLNRTIDSLQKQVNKINEIHTTATLTINNQINSLQPQVNAIFLHIAIVLMGFILLFFMKNSVN; encoded by the coding sequence ATGGAGATTATTAAAACAATAGAAATAGCCAAGCCTTTACATGAAATAATTTTAGAAATGTTTTATTTTGAAAGTAAAGGAAAACCATGTGAGCTCACTAAAAATGAAATTTTATGGAAGTTGAAAGATTCAAGCATTTCCGAATATCAAATGGAGGAAGTACTGAACTGGATGGTTCATCATAAAAAGCTAAATGAAAATTTAGGGCTTTATAGTTTAGACCGCTTTGAACTTATAGATTTAGAAGAAAAATATAAAACCGAAAGATTGAATAAAGATAAAAAACAAGAGCCTATTTTTTTTACTAATTACAGCACCATAAATAATATACATAATGCTGCAAAGCCAAAAGTACTAGAGATATTTGCTCAGTATATTTTGCCTACTTTTTTGCTTTCTTATATCGTTTTTATCTTCTTTTTGGTGAATAAATTAAATAATAGCTTTGAAATTAAAAATGACAAAATGGAAGATCTAAGTGAGGTGAAACTTACTGAACCTAAAACTGGAGTTATTAGAAAAAAGGAAGCATTATCAGATAAAGAAGTTAAACGACTGTTTTCCAATCAGCATCAAAATATTTTGTATTTAAATAGAACGATTGATTCTTTACAGAAGCAAGTAAATAAAATAAATGAAATTCATACGACAGCAACTTTAACTATAAACAATCAGATAAATTCTCTGCAACCCCAAGTAAATGCTATCTTCTTACATATTGCAATAGTCCTTATGGGATTTATTTTGCTTTTCTTTATGAAAAATAGTGTTAATTAG
- the tssD gene encoding type VI secretion system tube protein TssD, which yields MAFKAILEFEGNEYQVLFSKVDMLRHTDGKGAVSSEIKGGRLNVRVKSTDNTTVIEQAVNSQHKPVSGKVKYFKADSEQVMKELSFENAFIVFFSEQLDALAETPMVTEITFSAEKITLGNATLDNNWAKI from the coding sequence ATGGCATTTAAAGCAATTTTAGAATTCGAAGGAAACGAGTACCAAGTATTATTTTCAAAAGTAGATATGTTAAGACATACTGATGGTAAAGGAGCTGTTTCATCTGAGATTAAAGGAGGTAGATTAAACGTAAGAGTTAAATCTACAGACAACACTACAGTTATTGAGCAGGCAGTAAACAGCCAGCACAAACCAGTAAGTGGAAAAGTGAAGTATTTTAAAGCTGATTCTGAGCAAGTAATGAAAGAACTTTCTTTTGAAAATGCTTTTATTGTATTCTTCAGTGAGCAATTAGATGCTTTGGCAGAAACTCCAATGGTAACTGAAATCACTTTCTCAGCTGAGAAAATTACATTAGGTAATGCAACATTAGATAACAATTGGGCTAAAATTTAA
- the tssR gene encoding type VI secretion system protein TssR domain-containing protein, translating into MKISILLRYTFLMCLLISNTIFSQVKNRTSVLKKTEKTVNTYDNEAQKESEKTELKLVFSDRNDNNIYEEPYSSKVKNKAKILFPMYVINEDKNYYEVVFADKKMIGKPKGTLSVLRSKKNHFSNAKEVQYLGWIKKDNVIEYSRAMQNQANLKYVKYFVACNTLDNLLSSDNNVKKSVLLLKNEPNLETVAKKNIKLNDFVYVYKIDKNAKSAFVSNFDDLTTKDTINLKCGWVPTQYLNPIEDNMVLKLGATDKLELSSGKVTFQANELYKNTLFINENQSSKPIKFDNSSKILLPINIWNHDKNKITNLKGDDITIKTIEQIAAQSKNINFYYVFENNSSTKQHLKKTLSALQNLKLTTSNELYANYNFTYSFIAKGKSKSYYLIKSPSFSKWFDLIEKSIKTPDEITRENILPNNDNGISQFLSSDVNFENNFFILAGLDNSINSALPDSFNILAKNNAKLLFVLFGNENTADNQDFILQSKMYLNEASNANKRNIQNYYVDPKLVTKNDEFTYNGENDNDYVYNAPLKSNFNGGIIFPKLNGELTPETINKAIDSVISKTIKTNNALLKSLTQYKNEFSFLRSQPSQKINNLIENSTQKDGVDTNITKNYKDETFVINAKDTLNSNLEDKVHILLSEIEIKQLIENYRELISKEYTNENIDKVEVFNFKDKCKLYTKNIKKTEKIKARNSLADLFYFKTRVFVNSAQLHEIKIREIRKFKKKPEEFRLLFTALNAKLEVLEKMLRNNAFEVFDDESQTKYYYIPKKLLL; encoded by the coding sequence ATGAAAATTAGCATTTTACTTAGATATACTTTTTTGATGTGCTTATTGATTTCCAATACTATTTTTTCGCAAGTAAAAAATAGAACAAGTGTTCTCAAGAAAACAGAAAAGACAGTTAACACGTATGATAATGAGGCACAAAAGGAAAGTGAAAAAACAGAGCTTAAATTAGTCTTTTCTGATAGAAATGATAATAATATTTATGAGGAACCGTATAGCTCTAAAGTAAAGAATAAAGCCAAGATTTTGTTTCCAATGTATGTTATCAATGAAGATAAAAATTATTACGAAGTTGTATTCGCTGATAAAAAGATGATTGGTAAGCCAAAAGGGACTTTGTCAGTTTTAAGAAGCAAAAAGAATCATTTTTCTAATGCCAAAGAAGTACAATATTTAGGTTGGATTAAGAAAGACAATGTAATAGAATATAGTAGAGCAATGCAAAATCAAGCCAATCTAAAATATGTGAAATATTTTGTTGCTTGTAATACATTAGACAATTTACTTTCTAGTGATAATAATGTCAAAAAAAGTGTTCTTTTATTAAAAAATGAACCGAATTTAGAAACAGTAGCTAAAAAAAATATTAAGCTAAATGATTTTGTATATGTATACAAAATAGATAAAAATGCTAAATCGGCTTTTGTATCTAATTTTGATGATCTTACAACAAAGGATACTATCAATCTTAAATGTGGCTGGGTACCTACGCAATATTTGAATCCTATAGAAGATAATATGGTTCTAAAATTAGGTGCAACTGATAAACTAGAATTATCATCAGGGAAAGTTACTTTTCAGGCAAACGAACTATATAAAAATACTTTGTTTATAAATGAAAATCAGTCAAGTAAACCAATTAAGTTTGATAATTCAAGTAAGATTTTGTTGCCAATAAATATTTGGAATCACGATAAAAATAAAATTACAAATTTAAAAGGTGATGATATCACTATAAAAACAATTGAACAAATTGCTGCTCAAAGTAAGAACATTAACTTTTATTATGTCTTTGAGAACAATAGTTCTACAAAACAGCATTTGAAGAAAACACTTTCTGCATTACAAAATCTAAAGCTTACTACAAGTAATGAGTTGTATGCAAATTATAATTTCACCTATTCGTTCATCGCTAAGGGAAAGTCTAAAAGTTATTATTTGATAAAATCACCATCTTTCTCAAAGTGGTTTGATTTAATTGAAAAAAGTATCAAAACACCAGATGAAATTACGAGAGAGAATATTTTGCCTAACAACGATAATGGAATCAGTCAGTTCTTGAGCTCAGATGTTAACTTCGAGAATAACTTTTTTATTTTGGCAGGATTAGACAATTCTATAAATTCTGCTTTGCCAGACAGTTTCAATATTTTGGCTAAGAATAATGCTAAATTATTATTCGTTCTTTTTGGAAATGAAAATACTGCTGATAATCAAGATTTTATTCTGCAAAGTAAAATGTATTTAAATGAGGCTAGTAATGCTAATAAAAGAAATATTCAAAACTATTATGTTGATCCAAAACTAGTAACAAAAAATGATGAGTTTACTTATAATGGAGAAAATGACAATGATTATGTTTACAATGCTCCCCTAAAAAGTAATTTCAACGGAGGTATTATATTCCCTAAATTAAATGGGGAACTTACTCCAGAGACTATAAATAAAGCGATTGATAGTGTTATTAGTAAAACTATAAAAACAAATAATGCTTTATTAAAATCATTGACACAATATAAGAATGAATTTAGTTTTCTGAGAAGCCAGCCAAGTCAAAAAATCAATAATTTGATTGAGAATTCTACTCAAAAAGATGGTGTAGATACTAACATAACAAAAAACTATAAAGATGAAACATTTGTAATAAATGCAAAAGATACTCTTAATAGTAATTTAGAAGACAAGGTTCATATTTTGCTTTCAGAAATTGAAATAAAGCAGCTTATTGAAAACTATAGAGAGTTAATTAGTAAAGAGTATACAAACGAAAATATTGACAAAGTTGAGGTCTTTAATTTTAAAGACAAATGTAAACTGTATACTAAGAACATTAAAAAGACAGAAAAAATAAAAGCTCGAAACTCTTTAGCTGATTTGTTTTATTTCAAGACAAGAGTATTTGTTAATAGTGCGCAGTTACATGAAATAAAAATTAGAGAGATTAGAAAGTTTAAGAAAAAGCCAGAGGAATTTAGATTGCTTTTTACAGCTTTAAATGCGAAGCTTGAAGTTTTAGAAAAAATGTTGCGCAACAATGCTTTTGAAGTTTTTGATGATGAATCTCAAACTAAATATTATTACATACCCAAAAAACTTTTATTATAA
- the tssO gene encoding type VI secretion system TssO, which yields MKKAIELDETYWKKIKFNLIFIISACVIYIGVTKFLLKTPNFNNTDMLNRINDYEKMQKIKGDYANKSKVIFKTIDTIKYDINQVQRIDEVKRNISEYKQLYKDNEFHSSYNFCLIGGNLLNVFLEINLEESTVKKNDTLIQRSLNECKANFKNER from the coding sequence ATGAAAAAGGCAATAGAATTGGATGAAACATATTGGAAAAAAATAAAATTCAATTTAATATTTATCATCAGTGCTTGTGTTATATATATCGGTGTTACAAAGTTTTTATTAAAAACGCCCAATTTTAATAATACTGATATGCTCAATAGAATAAATGATTATGAAAAAATGCAGAAGATTAAAGGTGATTATGCTAATAAATCGAAAGTAATTTTCAAGACAATTGATACTATAAAGTACGATATTAATCAAGTGCAACGAATTGATGAAGTAAAAAGAAATATATCAGAATACAAGCAATTGTATAAAGATAATGAGTTTCATTCGTCATACAATTTTTGCTTAATTGGCGGAAATTTATTGAACGTTTTTTTAGAAATAAATCTTGAAGAAAGTACCGTCAAAAAAAACGATACCCTTATACAAAGAAGTCTTAACGAATGTAAAGCAAATTTTAAAAATGAACGTTAA